One window from the genome of Crassostrea angulata isolate pt1a10 chromosome 2, ASM2561291v2, whole genome shotgun sequence encodes:
- the LOC128172552 gene encoding uncharacterized protein LOC128172552 yields the protein MAFHQFILFASLFSIVTSQVPIPKRKLGYVFGEVKGLTPVNIDAFLGPVCPDSKEVFPTLLQLANHYGPDVLTLRMHMFPLPYHRNSFLVAMGAQVVNRMISSAQGVYNWTGSVYDKIDTLSNTATKSMSEIQIISMLGDIAAGLGIQKSVFVQKMADPLVDEDARVEWKYTCTRGISGTPMFTINDVIVAADASWSLEDWRKVIDPLLSNNTSYQSFHFTGCKIGTTKCEYLPGKIECCTKGEACIPNVGCRC from the exons ATGGCGTTCCATCAATTCATACTGTTTGCCTCGCTTTTTAGTATTGTTACGTCACAGGTACCGATTCCCAAGCGGAAGCTTGGATACGTCTTCGGAGAGGTTAAAGGTCTCACCCCAGTGAACATCGATGCCTTCCTTGGTCCTGTCTGTCCGGATAGTAAAGAGGTGTTTCCTACACTACTACAATTGGCAAATCACTATGGACCGGACGTTCTTACTCTTCGTATGCACATGTTTCCGCTACCGTATCATAGAAATTCATTTCTCGTAGCAATG GGGGCCCAAGTGGTGAATAGAATGATCAGCTCGGCTCAAGGAGTGTACAACTGGACCGGAAGTGTATACGACAAGATCGACACTCTGTCAAACACTGCAACGAAATCAATGTCAGAGATTCAAATCATCAG TATGTTGGGTGATATAGCTGCCGGGCTCGGAATACAGAAATCTGTATTTGTCCAGAAAATGGCGGACCCATTAGTTGATGAGGATGCACGTGTGGAATGGAAATACACATGCACTc GTGGAATATCGGGGACCCCCATGTTTACcatcaatgacgtcatagtagcTGCCGACGCGTCTTGGAGTCTTGAGGACTGGAGGAAAGTCATTGACCCTCTCTTAAGCAATAAT ACATCCTACCAGAGTTTCCATTTCACGGGCTGTAAGATCGGCACAACAAAATGTGAGTACCTGCCCGGTAAAATAGAGTGCTGTACCAAGGGGGAGGCGTGTATACCCAACGTGGGATGTCGGTGCTGA
- the LOC128172553 gene encoding WAP four-disulfide core domain protein 8-like, protein MWWTFFTWLILSVDLIQIYSSAKYETLATPFCPDIFPSKSGACPQLPVWTPCDCHLGNIWCKKDIDCPARQKCCSYGCGCRSMCIIPDKIPKQIKYLPLLISPCQLPKLPGPCIAAIPRWWYSATSGRCEVFRYGGCCGNANNFLSREDCEKQCV, encoded by the exons ATGTGGTGGACTTTTTTTACTTGGCTCATTCTCTCTGTTGATTTAATTCAg ATTTACTCTTCTGCAAAATATGAAACCCTGGCGACACCTTTCTGTCCGGATATTTTTCCTTCAAAATCCGGAGCATGTCCACAACTTCCGGTATGGACGCCATGTGACTGTCACCTTGGAAACATCTGGTGCAAAAAAGATATTGATTGCCCCGCAA GACAGAAATGCTGCTCTTACGGCTGTGGGTGCCGATCTATGTGCATTATCCCTGACAAAATTCCTAAACAGATCAAAT ATCTTCCACTCCTTATCTCCCCTTGTCAGCTACCAAAACTTCCAGGACCTTGTATAGCCGCCATTCCTCGCTGGTGGTACAGCGCAACTTCCGGTCGATGTGAGGTCTTCCGGTATGGCGGATGTTGCGGGAATGCCAATAATTTTCTTTCTCGAGAGGACTGCGAGAAGCAATGTGTTTGA
- the LOC128173840 gene encoding mucin-4-like isoform X2: MFFLNGVFLLLHLCVLVTVNAQLSGQLQFAVKSGTCPTDICVSVFDNGCTSDLTCPGDFKCCSNNCGKNMCYPPKAQATQQEQPLHVSFVQNGGMEFNNHCYYNSKWYSAGQNLISRNGDVCTCVNRDKITCSRSNNNMNNNNQQSNNFNGNRNNFNTQYNNNANNGQRFQQNSPVQQQANFRMGPDTWQSSWTTKAPPTTTTQREATPHPAKIFIQNINHNQVMNGLGSNQQANGQMYNSLGDHKMTQTPAFFHASPVKEAQANGVINGHVNFHDPFEPASTHAHQSLFDKGFPSIANKPLYVQEHKTESSGPYKPIMDGNVNFGLPSKQAGNVWAGPLTTEISVMQEVGSPGGSHQGQSVAQEYNPWGVTQTYENTGFSQNVVENIELGLLESQTQGFVASSDFNAAFFGGQEQPQDISNPSNQNNRQVKSQSLGQFQQQIAMPPTNINQNFNQQSMGSSFQTSNVNYQNNPSVINNGMGHGSESHMYQPADQRNSQSSFQMHNVENQNVNPQSVFGSSNQYDNQYQGTHTSNVRMQEMGNPFQQPAERNPYPQPVQQNPYPQPVQQNPYPQPVQQNPYPQHVQQTFAEQQPWSNQRAENANQQWAPKHQISANGPAIFQHDQSQISNVQQRIGSGNIQNLSKQPTMNNIWDNAEEANQHNNKNKADKFSIIPNPNENLSQGSQFTFGNGRSQAKVRNVISFEALQSQSDLRRFNSKLARTQFSLSDAQGGQPTQIETPIPPTTKIVEKTTAKPIETTETPKTKTKSDIDIQPAVDEIVIETTIPPKTSTQSFIQFLQFVLEQRELVKSKADAKASETIDTSDFVKSKTAAPTTKISVKAETVASTTKLPLKSSSSAPITPSQSTSTAAPTTQKLTTVVKSTTTVPTTPTAAAITTTAAKITTAAPETTTKARTTTVKTTVVTAAPTVASTEAATPAASTTTSSVTPAATTAATVITTTAASKMNSIEPTTSVNFSKIPSTLRSLLADIDKQTTVRIKFKKSNDATPEISIEYVTPSPKKDEKPSLKQVATSTIPTTTFKYGPNNAAQKLSFKNPIPIESKESRIKIVTDTPPPKVVTSTENPGSTQAGVPDEKSGGLTNSRFSHYQFTDSSPVRMDVVDYSKDIPLNAKQTTTAVPAETPGVYNGNSTNFGPGNIAKQNSPPKTSNRQQEEEALPANATFFQKIMFLKRQKAARENPVEALQKFGDPSANMLNLIKLLPKNNNSPMAATNEAALFTSKVEPPVRKTTSRDTATTPAPKKSPKVVNRNVPAKTNTRVKTPSGNMRTNSRSNSRNTAQRRGSKNVPVTPKGRRPQSNKKKPQPKRNKNQCIYFGKVYRAGQRFKNDKGQKCKCQRGGRVKCRR; this comes from the exons ATGTTCTTTCTGAATGGAGTGTTCCTTTTGCTCCATCTCTGTGTTTTAGTAACG GTCAATGCCCAACTTTCCGGACAGCTCCAGTTCGCGGTTAAATCAGGAACATGTCCAACCGATATCTGTGTGTCTGTTTTTGACAATGGGTGTACCAGTGACTTAACGTGTCCCGGAG attttaaatgttGTTCAAACAACTGTGGGAAGAATATGTGCTATCCTCCAAAAGCTCAAG CTACACAACAGGAACAACCGCTACACGTGTCGTTTGTTCAAAATGGCGGAATGGAGTTTAACAACCATTGCTACTACAACTCAAAGTGGTACAGCGCCGGCCAAAACCTAATCAGTCGAAATGGCGACGTCTGCACGTGTGTTAACAGAGACAAGATCACGTGTTCTCGATCAAACAATAACATGAATAACAACAATCAACAAAGTAACAACTTCAACGGTAACAGGAACAACTTTAATACACAATATAACAACAATGCAAACAACGGTCAACGTTTCCAAC AGAATTCTCCAGTCCAACAGCAAGCAAACTTCCGCATGGGACCGGACACGTGGCAATCTTCGTGGACCACCAAGGCCCCACCAACAACCACCACCCAGCGGGAAGCCACCCCTCATCCCGCCAAAATCTTCATccaaaatataaatcataacCAGGTCATGAACGGTTTGGGAAGTAACCAACAGGCAAACGGACAAATGTACAACAGTCTCGGAGACCACAAGATGACACAAACGCCTGCCTTCTTTCATGCGAGTCCGGTTAAAGAGGCACAAGCCAACGGTGTAATTAACGGACATGTGAACTTCCATGACCCTTTTGAACCGGCAAGTACGCATGCGCACCAGTCTTTATTCGATAAAGGATTTCCAAGCATAGCCAACAAACCTTTGTATGTTCAGGAACACAAGACGGAATCTAGCGGACCTTACAAGCCAATAATGGACGGGAATGTAAACTTTGGCTTGCCTAGTAAACAGGCGGGAAATGTTTGGGCGGGCCCACTAACGACAGAAATAAGTGTGATGCAAGAGGTTGGTTCGCCCGGTGGGTCGCATCAAGGACAAAGCGTGGCCCAGGAGTACAATCCTTGGGGCGTCACCCAGACCTACGAGAACACAGGCTTCAGCCAAAACGTCGTGGAGAACATCGAACTAGGTTTGCTCGAAAGTCAGACGCAAGGCTTTGTTGCCTCCAGTGACTTTAACGCTGCCTTTTTTGGAGGTCAAGAGCAGCCTCAAGATATCAGTAACCCATCCAATCAAAACAATAGACAAGTAAAGAGTCAGTCTCTTGGTCAGTTCCAGCAGCAAATTGCAATGCCACCGACCAATATCAATCAAAACTTCAATCAACAGTCCATGGGTAGTAGTTTTCAAACAAGTAATGTTAATTACCAAAATAATCCGAGCGTTATCAATAATGGTATGGGCCATGGATCGGAATCACATATGTATCAGCCAGCGGATCAAAGGAATTCCCAGTCCTCTTTTCAAATGCATAAtgttgaaaatcaaaatgtgaatCCTCAATCAGTATTTGGCAGTTCCAATCAATATGATAATCAATACCAAGGAACTCATACTTCGAACGTGAGAATGCAAGAAATGGGAAATCCCTTCCAACAACCTGCTGAAAGAAATCCTTACCCACAACCCGTTCAACAAAATCCTTACCCACAACCCGTTCAACAAAATCCTTACCCACAACCCGTTCAACAAAATCCTTATCCACAACATGTTCAACAAACATTTGCAGAGCAACAACCCTGGTCAAACCAACGTGCAGAAAATGCCAACCAACAATGGGCACCTAAGCATCAAATCTCTGCTAATGGTCCAGCAATCTTTCAACATGACCAAAGTCAAATTTCTAATGTACAACAAAGGATCGGCTCAGggaacattcaaaatttaagtAAGCAACCAACAATGAATAATATTTGGGACAATGCAGAGGAAGCCAATCAACACAACAACAAGAACAAAGCCGATAAATTTTCGATCATCCCAAATCCAAACGAAAATCTTTCCCAAGGGTCACAATTTACATTTGGTAATGGTAGAAGCCAAGCTAAAGTGCGAAACGTCATTAGTTTCGAAGCATTGCAAAGTCAAAGTGATTTAAGACGCTTTAATAGTAAGCTAGCAAGAACACAGTTTTCCTTAAGTGATGCCCAAGGGGGTCAACCAACACAGATAGAAACTCCGATTCCTCCGACAACGAAAATTGTCGAAAAAACTACAGCCAAACCAATTGAAACCACTGAAACACCTAAAACCAAGACAAAGTCGGACATAGATATCCAGCCCGCTGTTGATGAAATTGTTATTGAAACCACCATACCTCCAAAAACTTCCACACAGAGTTTCATACAGTTCTTGCAGTTTGTTTTGGAACAGAGAGAGTTGGTTAAAAGTAAAGCAGATGCAAAAGCGTCGGAAACTATTGACACCAGTGACTTCGTGAAAAGTAAAACTGCTGCACCTACGACGAAGATATCCGTAAAAGCTGAAACAGTGGCATCTACAACAAAACTTCCTTTAAAGAGTTCATCATCAGCCCCAATCACACCCTCTCAAAGCACTTCGACTGCTGCTCCTACAACGCAGAAACTGACAACTGTTGTAAAAAGTACAACGACAGTACCGACAACACCAACTGCAGCAGCGATAACAACAACAGCAGCCAAGATAACAACAGCAGCCCCAGAAACAACTACAAAAGCAAGGACAACAACAGTCAAAACGACTGTTGTTACTGCTGCCCCAACAGTCGCTTCAACGGAAGCTGCTACTCCAGCAGCTTCTACGACCACGTCCAGTGTAACACCAGCCGCAACCACCGCCGCAACCGTTATTACCACTACTGCTGCCAGCAAAATGAACTCTATTGAACCGACCACGTCTGTCAATTTTAGTAAAATACCAAGCACATTGAGATCCCTATTGGCTGACATAGACAAACAGACCACAGTTCGTATAAAGTTTAAGAAGTCAAATGATGCAACTCCTGAAATATCCATAGAGTATGTCACGCCTTCACCAAAGAAAGATGAAAAACCGTCGTTAAAACAGGTGGCTACTTCCACCATTCCTACTACGACATTCAAATATGGACCAAATAACGCCGCACAAAAACTATCCTTCAAAAACCCGATTCCGATAGAATCAAAAGAATCACGCATAAAGATTGTTACAGACACGCCTCCTCCAAAAGTTGTTACGTCTACTGAAAATCCAGGTTCGACACAAGCCGGTGTTCCAGACGAAAAGAGTGGGGGACTAACTAATTCGCGCTTTTCTCATTATCAATTTACCGACAGTTCTCCAGTGCGTATGGATGTGGTCGATTATAGCAAAGATATTCCCTTGAATGCAAAGCAGACGACAACAGCCGTGCCAGCGGAGACACCGGGTGTTTACAATGGGAATTCAACCAACTTCGGTCCAGGAAACATTGCAAAGCAAAATTCTCCACCAAAGACCTCGAACAGGCAACAAGAAGAGGAGGCACTTCCTGCAAATGCGACATTTTTCCAAAAGATTATGTTTCTGAAAAGACAAAAGGCTGCCAGGGAGAACCCGGTAGAAGCGCTGCAGAAGTTCGGAGACCCGTCAGCCAACATGCTGAATCTCATTAAGCTGCTCCCAAAGAACAACAACAGTCCGATGGCTGCGACAAACGAAGCTGCGTTATTTACATCCAAGGTGGAACCACCTGTGAGAAAGACGACATCGAGAGACACTGCCACCACTCCTGCTCCAAAAAAGTCACCCAAGGTCGTTAATAGGAATGTTCCTGCTAAGACTAACACTAGGGTGAAAACTCCATCGGGTAATATGCGTACTAATAGCAGAAGCAATTCAAGGAATACAGCACAGCGGAGGGGCTCTAAAAATGTCCCTGTGACGCCAAAAGGACGTCGACCACagtcaaataaaaagaaaccacaACCAAAGAGAAACAAAAACCAGTGCATATATTTTGGAAAGGTCTACAGAGCTGGTCAAAGGTTTAAGAACGACAAGGGACAGAAGTGTAAATGCCAGCGAGGAGGACGAGTCAAATGTAGACGATAA
- the LOC128173840 gene encoding mucin-4-like isoform X1, translated as MENNYKRAAMRSCVQLLFLILTGVNAQLSGQLQFAVKSGTCPTDICVSVFDNGCTSDLTCPGDFKCCSNNCGKNMCYPPKAQATQQEQPLHVSFVQNGGMEFNNHCYYNSKWYSAGQNLISRNGDVCTCVNRDKITCSRSNNNMNNNNQQSNNFNGNRNNFNTQYNNNANNGQRFQQNSPVQQQANFRMGPDTWQSSWTTKAPPTTTTQREATPHPAKIFIQNINHNQVMNGLGSNQQANGQMYNSLGDHKMTQTPAFFHASPVKEAQANGVINGHVNFHDPFEPASTHAHQSLFDKGFPSIANKPLYVQEHKTESSGPYKPIMDGNVNFGLPSKQAGNVWAGPLTTEISVMQEVGSPGGSHQGQSVAQEYNPWGVTQTYENTGFSQNVVENIELGLLESQTQGFVASSDFNAAFFGGQEQPQDISNPSNQNNRQVKSQSLGQFQQQIAMPPTNINQNFNQQSMGSSFQTSNVNYQNNPSVINNGMGHGSESHMYQPADQRNSQSSFQMHNVENQNVNPQSVFGSSNQYDNQYQGTHTSNVRMQEMGNPFQQPAERNPYPQPVQQNPYPQPVQQNPYPQPVQQNPYPQHVQQTFAEQQPWSNQRAENANQQWAPKHQISANGPAIFQHDQSQISNVQQRIGSGNIQNLSKQPTMNNIWDNAEEANQHNNKNKADKFSIIPNPNENLSQGSQFTFGNGRSQAKVRNVISFEALQSQSDLRRFNSKLARTQFSLSDAQGGQPTQIETPIPPTTKIVEKTTAKPIETTETPKTKTKSDIDIQPAVDEIVIETTIPPKTSTQSFIQFLQFVLEQRELVKSKADAKASETIDTSDFVKSKTAAPTTKISVKAETVASTTKLPLKSSSSAPITPSQSTSTAAPTTQKLTTVVKSTTTVPTTPTAAAITTTAAKITTAAPETTTKARTTTVKTTVVTAAPTVASTEAATPAASTTTSSVTPAATTAATVITTTAASKMNSIEPTTSVNFSKIPSTLRSLLADIDKQTTVRIKFKKSNDATPEISIEYVTPSPKKDEKPSLKQVATSTIPTTTFKYGPNNAAQKLSFKNPIPIESKESRIKIVTDTPPPKVVTSTENPGSTQAGVPDEKSGGLTNSRFSHYQFTDSSPVRMDVVDYSKDIPLNAKQTTTAVPAETPGVYNGNSTNFGPGNIAKQNSPPKTSNRQQEEEALPANATFFQKIMFLKRQKAARENPVEALQKFGDPSANMLNLIKLLPKNNNSPMAATNEAALFTSKVEPPVRKTTSRDTATTPAPKKSPKVVNRNVPAKTNTRVKTPSGNMRTNSRSNSRNTAQRRGSKNVPVTPKGRRPQSNKKKPQPKRNKNQCIYFGKVYRAGQRFKNDKGQKCKCQRGGRVKCRR; from the exons ATGGAAAATAATTATAAGCGTGCAGCCATGAGATCGTGTGTTCAgttattatttctaattttaacAGGG GTCAATGCCCAACTTTCCGGACAGCTCCAGTTCGCGGTTAAATCAGGAACATGTCCAACCGATATCTGTGTGTCTGTTTTTGACAATGGGTGTACCAGTGACTTAACGTGTCCCGGAG attttaaatgttGTTCAAACAACTGTGGGAAGAATATGTGCTATCCTCCAAAAGCTCAAG CTACACAACAGGAACAACCGCTACACGTGTCGTTTGTTCAAAATGGCGGAATGGAGTTTAACAACCATTGCTACTACAACTCAAAGTGGTACAGCGCCGGCCAAAACCTAATCAGTCGAAATGGCGACGTCTGCACGTGTGTTAACAGAGACAAGATCACGTGTTCTCGATCAAACAATAACATGAATAACAACAATCAACAAAGTAACAACTTCAACGGTAACAGGAACAACTTTAATACACAATATAACAACAATGCAAACAACGGTCAACGTTTCCAAC AGAATTCTCCAGTCCAACAGCAAGCAAACTTCCGCATGGGACCGGACACGTGGCAATCTTCGTGGACCACCAAGGCCCCACCAACAACCACCACCCAGCGGGAAGCCACCCCTCATCCCGCCAAAATCTTCATccaaaatataaatcataacCAGGTCATGAACGGTTTGGGAAGTAACCAACAGGCAAACGGACAAATGTACAACAGTCTCGGAGACCACAAGATGACACAAACGCCTGCCTTCTTTCATGCGAGTCCGGTTAAAGAGGCACAAGCCAACGGTGTAATTAACGGACATGTGAACTTCCATGACCCTTTTGAACCGGCAAGTACGCATGCGCACCAGTCTTTATTCGATAAAGGATTTCCAAGCATAGCCAACAAACCTTTGTATGTTCAGGAACACAAGACGGAATCTAGCGGACCTTACAAGCCAATAATGGACGGGAATGTAAACTTTGGCTTGCCTAGTAAACAGGCGGGAAATGTTTGGGCGGGCCCACTAACGACAGAAATAAGTGTGATGCAAGAGGTTGGTTCGCCCGGTGGGTCGCATCAAGGACAAAGCGTGGCCCAGGAGTACAATCCTTGGGGCGTCACCCAGACCTACGAGAACACAGGCTTCAGCCAAAACGTCGTGGAGAACATCGAACTAGGTTTGCTCGAAAGTCAGACGCAAGGCTTTGTTGCCTCCAGTGACTTTAACGCTGCCTTTTTTGGAGGTCAAGAGCAGCCTCAAGATATCAGTAACCCATCCAATCAAAACAATAGACAAGTAAAGAGTCAGTCTCTTGGTCAGTTCCAGCAGCAAATTGCAATGCCACCGACCAATATCAATCAAAACTTCAATCAACAGTCCATGGGTAGTAGTTTTCAAACAAGTAATGTTAATTACCAAAATAATCCGAGCGTTATCAATAATGGTATGGGCCATGGATCGGAATCACATATGTATCAGCCAGCGGATCAAAGGAATTCCCAGTCCTCTTTTCAAATGCATAAtgttgaaaatcaaaatgtgaatCCTCAATCAGTATTTGGCAGTTCCAATCAATATGATAATCAATACCAAGGAACTCATACTTCGAACGTGAGAATGCAAGAAATGGGAAATCCCTTCCAACAACCTGCTGAAAGAAATCCTTACCCACAACCCGTTCAACAAAATCCTTACCCACAACCCGTTCAACAAAATCCTTACCCACAACCCGTTCAACAAAATCCTTATCCACAACATGTTCAACAAACATTTGCAGAGCAACAACCCTGGTCAAACCAACGTGCAGAAAATGCCAACCAACAATGGGCACCTAAGCATCAAATCTCTGCTAATGGTCCAGCAATCTTTCAACATGACCAAAGTCAAATTTCTAATGTACAACAAAGGATCGGCTCAGggaacattcaaaatttaagtAAGCAACCAACAATGAATAATATTTGGGACAATGCAGAGGAAGCCAATCAACACAACAACAAGAACAAAGCCGATAAATTTTCGATCATCCCAAATCCAAACGAAAATCTTTCCCAAGGGTCACAATTTACATTTGGTAATGGTAGAAGCCAAGCTAAAGTGCGAAACGTCATTAGTTTCGAAGCATTGCAAAGTCAAAGTGATTTAAGACGCTTTAATAGTAAGCTAGCAAGAACACAGTTTTCCTTAAGTGATGCCCAAGGGGGTCAACCAACACAGATAGAAACTCCGATTCCTCCGACAACGAAAATTGTCGAAAAAACTACAGCCAAACCAATTGAAACCACTGAAACACCTAAAACCAAGACAAAGTCGGACATAGATATCCAGCCCGCTGTTGATGAAATTGTTATTGAAACCACCATACCTCCAAAAACTTCCACACAGAGTTTCATACAGTTCTTGCAGTTTGTTTTGGAACAGAGAGAGTTGGTTAAAAGTAAAGCAGATGCAAAAGCGTCGGAAACTATTGACACCAGTGACTTCGTGAAAAGTAAAACTGCTGCACCTACGACGAAGATATCCGTAAAAGCTGAAACAGTGGCATCTACAACAAAACTTCCTTTAAAGAGTTCATCATCAGCCCCAATCACACCCTCTCAAAGCACTTCGACTGCTGCTCCTACAACGCAGAAACTGACAACTGTTGTAAAAAGTACAACGACAGTACCGACAACACCAACTGCAGCAGCGATAACAACAACAGCAGCCAAGATAACAACAGCAGCCCCAGAAACAACTACAAAAGCAAGGACAACAACAGTCAAAACGACTGTTGTTACTGCTGCCCCAACAGTCGCTTCAACGGAAGCTGCTACTCCAGCAGCTTCTACGACCACGTCCAGTGTAACACCAGCCGCAACCACCGCCGCAACCGTTATTACCACTACTGCTGCCAGCAAAATGAACTCTATTGAACCGACCACGTCTGTCAATTTTAGTAAAATACCAAGCACATTGAGATCCCTATTGGCTGACATAGACAAACAGACCACAGTTCGTATAAAGTTTAAGAAGTCAAATGATGCAACTCCTGAAATATCCATAGAGTATGTCACGCCTTCACCAAAGAAAGATGAAAAACCGTCGTTAAAACAGGTGGCTACTTCCACCATTCCTACTACGACATTCAAATATGGACCAAATAACGCCGCACAAAAACTATCCTTCAAAAACCCGATTCCGATAGAATCAAAAGAATCACGCATAAAGATTGTTACAGACACGCCTCCTCCAAAAGTTGTTACGTCTACTGAAAATCCAGGTTCGACACAAGCCGGTGTTCCAGACGAAAAGAGTGGGGGACTAACTAATTCGCGCTTTTCTCATTATCAATTTACCGACAGTTCTCCAGTGCGTATGGATGTGGTCGATTATAGCAAAGATATTCCCTTGAATGCAAAGCAGACGACAACAGCCGTGCCAGCGGAGACACCGGGTGTTTACAATGGGAATTCAACCAACTTCGGTCCAGGAAACATTGCAAAGCAAAATTCTCCACCAAAGACCTCGAACAGGCAACAAGAAGAGGAGGCACTTCCTGCAAATGCGACATTTTTCCAAAAGATTATGTTTCTGAAAAGACAAAAGGCTGCCAGGGAGAACCCGGTAGAAGCGCTGCAGAAGTTCGGAGACCCGTCAGCCAACATGCTGAATCTCATTAAGCTGCTCCCAAAGAACAACAACAGTCCGATGGCTGCGACAAACGAAGCTGCGTTATTTACATCCAAGGTGGAACCACCTGTGAGAAAGACGACATCGAGAGACACTGCCACCACTCCTGCTCCAAAAAAGTCACCCAAGGTCGTTAATAGGAATGTTCCTGCTAAGACTAACACTAGGGTGAAAACTCCATCGGGTAATATGCGTACTAATAGCAGAAGCAATTCAAGGAATACAGCACAGCGGAGGGGCTCTAAAAATGTCCCTGTGACGCCAAAAGGACGTCGACCACagtcaaataaaaagaaaccacaACCAAAGAGAAACAAAAACCAGTGCATATATTTTGGAAAGGTCTACAGAGCTGGTCAAAGGTTTAAGAACGACAAGGGACAGAAGTGTAAATGCCAGCGAGGAGGACGAGTCAAATGTAGACGATAA